A region of Bradyrhizobium sp. SZCCHNS1050 DNA encodes the following proteins:
- a CDS encoding ABC transporter substrate-binding protein, translating into MIDARATLGPAFALMLAASAAHAETKTLYVGMNGGNFERTYTQAVFPDFEKANDVKIVVVPGTSSEILAKAIAAKDKPQMHVMFLDDGVMIRAAGLGLCEKLKPSEALGQLEPFARLKDDIAAGIDIGMTGLAYNKKLFDEKGWAAPTSWLDLADPKFKDKVVFQSASVSTFGLHAFLMVNRINGGSEANVEPGFKAFPDTIGKNVLEYIPNSAKISEMVQTGEAAIFPLTPTAVSTLKEKGIAVEYAQPKEGSVVLMVAECVIANNSESELAQKLAAYLLSPEAQAKALAAGNIVPSNTTAKATTPAAEQKLATFHGYMKSAITLDWDVINARRPEWNTRWNRMIER; encoded by the coding sequence ATGATCGATGCTCGCGCCACGCTCGGCCCAGCCTTTGCACTCATGCTCGCTGCATCGGCCGCGCATGCGGAAACCAAGACGCTTTATGTGGGCATGAACGGCGGCAATTTCGAGCGCACCTATACGCAGGCGGTGTTTCCGGACTTCGAGAAGGCCAACGACGTCAAGATCGTCGTCGTGCCCGGCACCTCGTCGGAGATCCTCGCCAAGGCGATCGCGGCGAAGGACAAGCCGCAGATGCACGTGATGTTTCTCGACGACGGCGTGATGATCCGCGCCGCCGGCCTTGGTCTGTGCGAGAAGCTGAAGCCGAGCGAGGCGCTCGGCCAGCTCGAGCCGTTCGCGCGACTCAAGGACGACATCGCCGCCGGCATCGACATCGGCATGACGGGCTTGGCCTACAACAAGAAGCTGTTCGACGAGAAAGGCTGGGCGGCACCGACCTCCTGGCTCGATCTCGCCGATCCCAAGTTCAAGGACAAGGTCGTTTTCCAGTCGGCCTCGGTCTCGACCTTCGGCCTGCACGCCTTCCTGATGGTCAACCGCATCAACGGCGGCAGCGAGGCCAATGTCGAGCCGGGCTTCAAGGCGTTTCCCGACACGATCGGCAAGAACGTGCTCGAATACATTCCGAACTCGGCCAAGATCTCCGAGATGGTGCAGACCGGCGAGGCCGCGATCTTCCCGCTCACGCCGACCGCGGTGTCGACCTTGAAGGAGAAGGGTATCGCTGTCGAATACGCGCAGCCGAAGGAAGGCTCGGTCGTGCTGATGGTCGCCGAATGCGTCATCGCCAACAACTCCGAATCCGAGCTGGCGCAGAAGCTCGCCGCCTATCTGCTGTCGCCGGAAGCGCAGGCCAAGGCGCTGGCCGCCGGCAACATCGTGCCGTCCAACACCACCGCGAAAGCCACGACGCCGGCGGCCGAGCAGAAGCTCGCGACCTTCCACGGCTACATGAAGAGCGCGATCACGCTCGACTGGGACGTCATCAACGCCAGGCGCCCCGAATGGAATACGCGCTGGAACAGGATGATCGAGCGGTAG
- a CDS encoding pyridoxamine 5'-phosphate oxidase family protein, translating into MSEQQMPSYPVDDTNRVKRRHQRAHYDHATVHALLDSATLCHVSYVIDGQPYCTPTLYWREETTLYWHGSSASRMLRSLSEGQPACLTVTHLDGLVLARSAFHHSADYRSVMAFGHARLIEDQAEKERALVMMVDRLFPGRTASLRPTTEQELKATSVVTMEIEKASAKIRAAGVIDDEEDYALPIYSERIPVQTLIGSPEPDGRLLPGVTRPATLSGFSAGRRLDEALTEAYATSYPAG; encoded by the coding sequence ATGTCCGAGCAACAGATGCCAAGCTATCCCGTCGACGACACCAACCGGGTCAAGCGGCGGCATCAGCGCGCCCACTACGATCATGCGACCGTCCATGCCCTGCTCGACTCCGCAACGCTGTGCCACGTCTCCTATGTCATCGACGGCCAGCCCTATTGCACGCCGACGCTGTATTGGCGCGAGGAAACGACGCTGTATTGGCATGGGTCGAGCGCCAGCCGCATGTTGCGCAGCCTGTCCGAGGGACAGCCGGCCTGTCTCACCGTCACCCATCTCGACGGCCTGGTGCTGGCGCGCAGCGCCTTCCATCACTCGGCTGACTATCGCTCGGTGATGGCGTTCGGCCATGCCCGGCTGATCGAGGATCAGGCGGAGAAGGAGCGCGCGCTGGTGATGATGGTCGATCGGCTGTTTCCCGGCCGCACTGCGAGCCTGCGCCCGACCACGGAGCAGGAGCTCAAGGCCACGTCGGTCGTGACCATGGAGATCGAAAAGGCATCAGCGAAGATCCGCGCCGCGGGCGTCATCGACGATGAGGAGGACTACGCGCTGCCGATCTATAGCGAGCGCATTCCGGTGCAGACCCTGATCGGGTCCCCGGAGCCCGATGGCCGATTGCTGCCGGGCGTCACCCGTCCCGCGACGCTGTCAGGTTTCAGCGCTGGACGGCGGCTCGATGAGGCGCTGACGGAGGCGTATGCGACGAGCTATCCGGCGGGGTAA
- a CDS encoding FAD-dependent oxidoreductase codes for MTRRIDCDVAIVGGGLVGSSAALALRGMGFSVTLLDKGFCGAQASGVNYGGVRRQGRPPEQLPLSQRAHAIWPRLAQLIGIDGEFLRSGHLKLARSPADMASLERYAVEVAPFGLALELIGHNQLHERFGIAGGVVGGSFCPGDGHANPRLVATAFAAAARRAGAEVLENTEVTGATRTFEGFALEAGDVAIRTRTVINSAGAWADGLARAFDEPVPLERTYPSMIVTEPLDLFLGVNIGIEGGGIYARQVTRGNVVVGGERAAPLADPDYSRPRSDGVLAIMQRASELFGPLRHAQAIRFWSGTEATMPDRNPVIGPSATTPGLIHAFGFSGAGFQIAPGVGEVLAELVRDGETSTPIVPFAITRFSPASQPGDASQAAMTTGSKETSP; via the coding sequence ATGACCCGGCGCATTGACTGCGATGTCGCGATCGTCGGCGGCGGGCTGGTCGGCAGCTCCGCCGCGCTGGCGCTGCGCGGCATGGGCTTCTCCGTCACGCTGCTCGACAAGGGCTTCTGCGGCGCTCAGGCGAGCGGCGTGAACTATGGCGGCGTGCGCCGCCAGGGCCGCCCGCCCGAGCAACTGCCGCTGTCGCAGCGCGCGCATGCAATCTGGCCGCGGCTCGCGCAGCTCATCGGCATCGACGGCGAGTTCCTGCGCTCCGGCCATCTCAAGCTGGCGCGCTCGCCTGCGGACATGGCGAGCCTGGAGCGCTACGCCGTCGAGGTCGCGCCGTTCGGGCTCGCTCTCGAGCTGATCGGCCACAATCAACTGCACGAGCGCTTCGGCATCGCGGGCGGCGTCGTGGGCGGTTCGTTCTGTCCTGGCGACGGCCACGCCAATCCCCGGCTGGTCGCCACCGCCTTCGCCGCAGCGGCGCGTCGCGCCGGCGCCGAGGTGCTGGAGAACACGGAGGTTACGGGCGCCACCAGGACGTTCGAGGGTTTTGCCCTGGAAGCCGGTGACGTCGCCATCAGGACGCGTACCGTGATCAACAGCGCCGGCGCCTGGGCCGACGGCTTGGCGCGCGCGTTCGACGAGCCCGTGCCGCTGGAGCGCACCTATCCGTCGATGATCGTGACCGAGCCGCTCGATCTATTTCTCGGCGTCAACATCGGCATCGAGGGCGGCGGCATCTACGCGCGGCAGGTCACGCGCGGCAACGTCGTCGTCGGCGGCGAACGCGCCGCGCCGCTCGCCGATCCCGACTATTCGCGCCCCCGCAGCGACGGCGTGCTTGCCATCATGCAGCGCGCCAGCGAGCTGTTCGGCCCGCTGCGCCATGCCCAGGCGATCCGGTTCTGGAGCGGCACCGAGGCGACGATGCCCGACCGCAATCCGGTGATCGGGCCGAGCGCGACGACGCCGGGACTGATTCACGCCTTCGGCTTCTCCGGCGCCGGCTTCCAGATCGCGCCGGGGGTCGGCGAGGTGCTGGCCGAGCTGGTGCGCGACGGCGAAACCTCGACGCCGATCGTCCCTTTCGCCATCACCCGTTTCTCACCTGCATCGCAGCCGGGCGATGCCTCTCAAGCAGCAATGACGACAGGATCGAAGGAGACCTCGCCATGA
- a CDS encoding PLP-dependent aminotransferase family protein, with protein sequence MRKQTTTSRRRDDVLALPIHLDRTIRSQSQQVHGALRTGIVDGLLAPGLRLPSTRGLAEQLGVRRNAIVAAYEALLSDGLVEARHGAGTYVAAQLPAPQVAAPVAELDIRIPPRRPFALGCTLVDPVLLRRLAAASRRRIARAAPDELGYGDPRGSLHLRSQVAHYLAASRGVRCDPSCILIVSGTQHGLRLCIDALLAPGDPVWFEDPGYVASRHTLSTTGAKLVPVPVDDEGIIVSSGEAAYMAAKAAYVTPSHQFPTGVAMSMARRIALLDWARRADAYIFEDDYDSEYRFAGPPLTALAGIGGERVIYLGTFGKTLFAGLRLGYLVVPPALVARVVAARAAQDRFPPAFMQDALADLMADGVLAAHMRRLRPRYRQARDVVAEALAKHGKGSLQLAAPSQGLHLLATLPPAAPKGTAKLIRDRAGIECRLLSDARIVQRGPDGFILGYSGFAAKDLADAARRLGRATQDILGAAARRR encoded by the coding sequence ATGCGAAAGCAGACAACCACTTCGCGGCGCCGAGACGACGTGCTGGCGCTGCCGATCCACCTCGACCGCACCATCCGCAGCCAGTCGCAGCAGGTGCACGGCGCGCTGCGCACCGGCATCGTCGATGGCCTGCTCGCGCCCGGCCTTCGTCTGCCTTCGACGCGCGGGCTCGCCGAGCAGCTCGGTGTTCGCCGCAACGCGATCGTCGCAGCCTATGAGGCGCTGCTGTCGGATGGCCTGGTCGAGGCGCGCCACGGCGCCGGCACCTATGTCGCCGCACAGCTGCCCGCACCGCAGGTCGCCGCACCAGTTGCTGAGCTGGATATCCGGATTCCGCCGCGCCGGCCGTTCGCGCTCGGCTGCACGCTGGTCGATCCCGTGCTCTTGCGGCGGCTCGCCGCGGCCAGCCGTCGCCGCATCGCCCGCGCCGCGCCCGACGAACTCGGCTATGGCGATCCGCGCGGCAGCCTGCATCTGCGCAGCCAGGTCGCGCACTACCTTGCCGCCAGTCGCGGCGTACGCTGCGACCCAAGCTGCATTCTCATCGTGAGCGGCACCCAGCATGGCCTGCGGCTGTGCATCGACGCGTTGCTTGCGCCGGGCGATCCCGTCTGGTTCGAGGATCCGGGCTATGTCGCCTCGCGCCATACGTTGAGCACGACCGGCGCGAAGCTGGTCCCGGTGCCCGTCGATGATGAAGGAATCATAGTGAGCTCGGGCGAGGCGGCGTACATGGCGGCCAAGGCCGCCTACGTGACGCCATCGCATCAGTTTCCGACCGGCGTTGCGATGAGCATGGCGCGGCGCATTGCGCTGCTCGACTGGGCGCGCAGGGCGGACGCCTACATCTTCGAGGACGACTACGACAGCGAGTACCGCTTTGCCGGCCCGCCGCTGACGGCGCTGGCCGGCATCGGCGGCGAGCGCGTCATCTATCTCGGCACCTTCGGCAAGACGCTGTTCGCGGGACTGCGGCTCGGCTACCTCGTGGTGCCGCCGGCGCTGGTCGCGCGGGTGGTCGCGGCGCGCGCGGCACAGGACCGGTTTCCGCCGGCCTTCATGCAGGACGCGCTGGCCGACCTGATGGCCGACGGCGTGCTCGCAGCCCACATGCGGCGGCTGCGCCCGCGCTATCGCCAGGCGCGCGATGTCGTCGCCGAGGCGCTCGCCAAGCACGGCAAAGGCAGCCTGCAACTGGCCGCGCCGTCGCAAGGACTGCATCTGCTGGCGACCTTGCCGCCGGCAGCGCCGAAGGGCACGGCGAAACTGATCCGCGACCGGGCCGGCATCGAATGCCGGCTGTTGTCGGATGCGCGGATCGTGCAGCGCGGGCCCGACGGTTTCATCCTGGGCTATTCGGGCTTTGCAGCGAAGGATCTCGCCGATGCCGCCAGGCGGCTCGGGCGCGCCACCCAGGACATCCTGGGCGCGGCGGCGCGCCGCCGCTGA